In the genome of Angustibacter luteus, one region contains:
- a CDS encoding formimidoylglutamate deiminase: MTDWWCEQAWLDDAPVAGVRVREQAGVITAVERGVTAEPGDERLTGLVLPGFANAHSHAFHRAMRGRTHDEGGTFWTWRERMYAVAGQLDPDSYLRLARATYAEMALAGVTCVGEFHYLHHGPGGTPYDDPNAMAEALREAARDAGLRITLLDTCYLAGGLTPEGHTRPDPVQQRFSDGTSSRWAARVADLRADDVLRVGTAIHSVRAVPKIELGEVAAAFPDAPLHAHLSEQVGENLAAFAFYGLGPTELMASADALGPRSTMVHATVAPHMELLGSTGTNVCICPTTERDLADGIGPARLMADHGSPLCLGSDQNAVVDLLEEARALEMHERLFTLERGVFSPAELVAALTHQGHAALGWPEAGRIQVGAPADLVAVRLDTVRTAGTAAAQAVYAATASDVHAVVQGGRVVVRDGEHVLGDVGRLLAEAIEPLWAGERA; the protein is encoded by the coding sequence GTGACGGACTGGTGGTGCGAGCAGGCCTGGCTGGACGACGCGCCCGTCGCGGGCGTCCGGGTGCGCGAGCAGGCGGGCGTCATCACCGCGGTCGAGCGCGGGGTCACCGCGGAGCCGGGTGACGAGCGGCTGACCGGACTGGTGCTCCCCGGCTTCGCGAACGCGCACTCGCACGCCTTCCACCGGGCCATGCGCGGCCGTACGCACGACGAGGGCGGCACGTTCTGGACCTGGCGGGAGCGGATGTACGCCGTCGCCGGGCAGCTCGACCCGGACTCCTACCTACGGCTGGCCCGGGCCACCTACGCCGAGATGGCCCTGGCCGGGGTGACCTGCGTCGGCGAGTTCCACTACCTGCACCACGGCCCCGGCGGCACGCCGTACGACGACCCCAACGCGATGGCCGAGGCGCTGCGCGAGGCCGCCCGGGACGCCGGCCTCCGGATCACCCTGCTCGACACCTGCTACCTCGCTGGTGGGCTGACGCCGGAGGGCCACACCCGTCCGGACCCGGTGCAGCAACGCTTCTCGGACGGGACGTCGTCGCGCTGGGCGGCGCGGGTCGCGGACCTGCGCGCGGACGACGTCCTGCGGGTCGGCACGGCGATCCACTCCGTGCGGGCGGTGCCGAAGATCGAGCTGGGCGAGGTCGCCGCGGCGTTCCCGGACGCACCGCTGCACGCGCACCTGTCCGAGCAGGTCGGCGAGAACCTGGCGGCGTTCGCGTTCTACGGGCTCGGCCCGACCGAGCTGATGGCATCGGCCGACGCGCTGGGGCCGCGCAGCACGATGGTGCACGCCACCGTGGCGCCGCACATGGAGCTGCTCGGCAGCACCGGGACCAACGTGTGCATCTGCCCGACGACCGAGCGAGACCTGGCGGACGGGATCGGTCCGGCCCGGCTGATGGCCGACCACGGCAGCCCCCTGTGCCTGGGCAGCGACCAGAACGCGGTCGTCGACCTGCTCGAGGAGGCGCGCGCGCTGGAGATGCACGAGCGGCTGTTCACGTTGGAGCGCGGGGTGTTCAGCCCCGCCGAACTGGTCGCGGCGCTGACCCACCAGGGGCATGCCGCGCTGGGCTGGCCGGAGGCCGGGCGGATCCAGGTCGGCGCCCCGGCGGACCTCGTCGCCGTCCGGCTCGACACCGTGCGGACGGCTGGAACCGCTGCGGCGCAAGCGGTCTACGCCGCGACCGCCAGTGACGTGCACGCGGTGGTGCAGGGCGGCCGGGTCGTCGTCCGCGACGGCGAGCACGTGCTCGGTGACGTCGGACGCCTGCTCGCCGAGGCCATCGAACCGCTGTGGGCGGGCGAACGTGCATGA
- a CDS encoding YbaK/EbsC family protein translates to MSEERALAALDAAGIEYRVVRHGRVRSLAEAAAARGIAPRALLKSIVVRRADDDFLFVLVPGDREISWPKLRALLGVNRISMPDADTALAVTGYERGTITPFGSTRAWPVVVDEAVVGQEISLGAGAHGVGVVVQADDAIRALDARVADISDEPATHDQTATN, encoded by the coding sequence ATGAGTGAGGAACGGGCGCTGGCCGCGCTGGACGCCGCCGGCATCGAGTACCGGGTCGTGCGGCACGGGCGGGTCCGCTCGCTGGCCGAGGCCGCCGCCGCCCGCGGCATCGCGCCACGCGCCCTGCTGAAGTCCATCGTGGTGCGCCGGGCGGACGACGACTTCCTGTTCGTCCTGGTCCCCGGTGACCGCGAGATCTCCTGGCCGAAGCTGCGCGCCCTGCTCGGCGTCAACCGCATCTCCATGCCGGACGCCGACACCGCACTCGCCGTCACCGGGTACGAGCGCGGCACGATCACGCCGTTCGGCTCGACCCGGGCCTGGCCCGTGGTCGTCGACGAAGCCGTTGTCGGACAGGAGATCTCGCTCGGTGCCGGCGCGCACGGGGTCGGGGTCGTCGTCCAGGCCGACGACGCGATCCGGGCGCTGGACGCGCGGGTCGCGGACATCTCCGACGAGCCCGCCACCCACGACCAGACCGCCACGAACTAG
- a CDS encoding GNAT family N-acetyltransferase, giving the protein MRIHPTTPGEYDDVIDLSLRCCPQYTRPLVEGPVRDPSLSEDRTMLTASADGRAVGFAIQLHLVGTPAGQYVTVVVVDPDHRGQGLGARLHAALADQLPAQVTAAMAQVDDADEQALAVAQHWGYQVMQRSITSQLDLVDLPAVELPEGVTVQPSPRLSFDDEAAVEAMYDASQTNPEREHAGVSTLATLRAYASAEGAERPVAVVVRDHGRPVALSYGIVHGDVAQVVYTGVDPAHRGRALGALAKACLHAQAAAVGATVAITNNEEHNVGIRHVNDTLGYRRTSGVYWLRKDFPVSS; this is encoded by the coding sequence GTGCGAATCCATCCCACCACCCCGGGGGAGTACGACGACGTCATCGACCTGTCGCTGCGCTGCTGCCCGCAGTACACCCGCCCGCTCGTGGAGGGCCCGGTCAGGGATCCCTCGCTCAGCGAGGACCGGACCATGCTCACGGCATCAGCCGACGGGCGAGCGGTCGGCTTCGCGATCCAGCTCCACCTGGTGGGTACCCCAGCCGGCCAGTACGTGACTGTCGTCGTGGTGGATCCGGATCATCGCGGCCAGGGCCTGGGAGCCCGGCTGCATGCCGCGCTGGCGGACCAGCTGCCAGCGCAGGTCACGGCGGCGATGGCGCAGGTGGACGACGCGGACGAGCAGGCGCTGGCCGTGGCCCAGCACTGGGGCTACCAGGTGATGCAGCGTTCGATCACCTCACAGCTGGACCTCGTCGACCTGCCGGCCGTGGAGCTGCCGGAGGGCGTCACGGTGCAACCCAGCCCGAGACTGTCCTTCGACGACGAGGCGGCGGTCGAGGCCATGTACGACGCCAGCCAGACGAATCCTGAACGTGAGCACGCCGGGGTGTCCACGCTCGCGACCTTGCGGGCGTACGCCTCGGCCGAGGGCGCGGAACGGCCGGTGGCCGTGGTCGTGCGCGATCACGGGCGACCGGTGGCGCTGTCGTACGGGATCGTCCACGGCGACGTCGCGCAGGTGGTGTACACCGGCGTCGATCCCGCCCACCGAGGCCGGGCGCTGGGTGCCCTGGCGAAGGCCTGCCTGCACGCGCAGGCCGCCGCGGTGGGGGCGACGGTCGCGATCACGAACAACGAGGAGCACAACGTCGGGATCCGGCACGTCAACGACACCCTGGGCTACCGCCGGACCAGCGGTGTGTACTGGCTGCGCAAGGACTTCCCCGTCAGCTCGTGA
- a CDS encoding nitroreductase/quinone reductase family protein, whose translation MSEQPHYRRPGWFTRNVANRLVAGLTSLGISVMGSRVLEVRGRKSGLPRQVPVNLLSLDGSEYLVSARGNGEWVRNVRAADGALVLLLGKRRQPRVATEVPDVDKVPILRAYLKRWKAEVGAFFDGVSADSTDEQIAAIAAKHPVFLLAPAA comes from the coding sequence ATGAGCGAGCAGCCGCACTACCGCCGTCCGGGATGGTTCACCCGCAACGTCGCGAACAGGCTCGTCGCGGGGCTGACCAGCCTCGGGATCAGCGTGATGGGCAGCCGCGTCCTCGAGGTCCGCGGGCGCAAGAGCGGCCTCCCGCGCCAGGTCCCGGTCAACCTGCTGAGCCTGGACGGCAGCGAGTACCTGGTGTCCGCCCGGGGCAACGGCGAGTGGGTGCGCAACGTGCGCGCCGCGGACGGCGCGCTCGTCCTGCTGCTCGGCAAGCGGCGACAGCCGCGGGTCGCCACCGAGGTACCGGACGTCGACAAGGTGCCGATCCTGCGCGCCTACCTGAAGCGGTGGAAGGCGGAGGTGGGCGCGTTCTTCGACGGCGTCAGCGCGGACTCCACGGACGAGCAGATCGCCGCGATCGCCGCCAAGCACCCGGTCTTCCTGCTGGCGCCGGCGGCCTAG
- a CDS encoding ECF transporter S component — MTAPSKVVQLPTSDRTPRTPPRIAWAVAAVGVVLGLAIWLIGLPDDVTWFGSTMSDLSLPAGLIVALLFGWIGFSLASARASWRVVDLVVAGVLGVAGGLLFAVWNANYAVISGPLGATPAIALLGGAWLLPGVLGALVIRRPGAAVLVEVVAAVVEGLIGSQWGFTVVWYGLLEGLGAEIVFALLLYRRFGLPTAMLSGAVAGLIIAPVDLVLSYAAQTAGWKLGYVVCLVISGAVLAGVGAWAITRGLARTGALAPLASGRSARRV, encoded by the coding sequence ATGACCGCACCATCGAAGGTGGTCCAGCTCCCGACGTCCGACCGGACGCCGCGCACGCCACCGCGCATCGCCTGGGCCGTCGCCGCGGTCGGGGTCGTCCTCGGCCTGGCCATCTGGCTGATCGGGTTGCCGGACGACGTCACCTGGTTCGGCAGCACAATGTCCGACCTCTCGCTGCCGGCCGGGCTCATCGTCGCCCTGCTGTTCGGGTGGATCGGCTTCTCGCTGGCCAGCGCCCGCGCGTCCTGGCGGGTCGTCGACCTCGTCGTCGCGGGCGTTCTCGGCGTGGCGGGTGGCCTGCTGTTCGCCGTCTGGAACGCCAACTACGCCGTCATCTCCGGCCCGCTCGGCGCCACCCCGGCGATCGCGCTGCTCGGCGGCGCCTGGCTGCTGCCCGGGGTGCTCGGCGCCCTGGTCATCCGTCGACCCGGCGCGGCGGTCCTGGTCGAGGTCGTCGCGGCCGTCGTCGAGGGGCTGATCGGCAGCCAGTGGGGCTTCACGGTCGTCTGGTACGGCCTGCTCGAGGGCCTCGGTGCGGAGATCGTCTTCGCGCTGCTGCTCTACCGGCGTTTCGGGCTGCCGACCGCGATGCTGTCGGGTGCCGTCGCCGGGCTGATCATCGCGCCGGTCGACCTGGTGCTCTCGTACGCCGCGCAGACGGCCGGCTGGAAGCTCGGCTACGTCGTCTGCCTGGTCATCTCGGGTGCCGTGCTGGCCGGCGTCGGGGCGTGGGCGATCACCCGCGGGCTGGCCCGCACCGGTGCGCTCGCCCCGCTGGCGTCCGGGCGCTCGGCCAGGCGTGTCTGA
- a CDS encoding allantoate amidohydrolase encodes MSSHDASSQQSFSRWWAELDPIGRSPSGGYRRFAWTRQDATLREWFRGAAGGLGLDVVTDRTGNVWAWWGDPDADGPGVVIGSHLDSVPEGGAFDGPLGVVSSLAAVEALQQSGFTPRHPIAVACFGDEEGARFGIACAGSRLLTGALDADRARALRDGDGTTMAEAMAAAGHDPQHVGRDDETLRRVGMFVELHVEQGRGLVDVDSAVGVGSAIWPHGRWRFDLAGRADHAGTTRLADRTDPMLDLAALIQAARAAAERYDAVATVGKVSVNPNGVNAIPSSVSAWLDARGPDESDVRSLVADLSDAYGRPDEESWTPRTPFHPTLSANVVHALEELGEPVPVLETGAGHDAGVLSQTGIPTSMLYVRNPTGVSHSPLEHAEVDDCLAGVDALTHVVRRLAQ; translated from the coding sequence GTGAGCAGCCACGACGCGAGCAGCCAGCAGAGCTTCAGCCGGTGGTGGGCCGAGCTCGACCCGATCGGTCGTTCGCCGTCGGGCGGGTACCGGCGCTTCGCCTGGACGCGGCAGGACGCGACGCTGCGGGAGTGGTTCCGCGGCGCCGCGGGCGGCCTCGGTCTCGATGTCGTCACCGACCGCACGGGCAACGTGTGGGCGTGGTGGGGCGACCCGGACGCCGATGGCCCGGGCGTGGTGATCGGCAGCCACCTGGACTCGGTGCCGGAGGGTGGCGCGTTCGACGGTCCGCTGGGCGTGGTCTCGTCGCTCGCCGCCGTGGAAGCGTTGCAGCAGAGCGGCTTCACCCCGCGACACCCGATCGCGGTGGCCTGCTTCGGCGACGAGGAGGGCGCACGGTTCGGCATCGCGTGCGCCGGTTCCCGGCTGCTCACCGGCGCGCTGGACGCCGACCGGGCGCGCGCGCTGCGCGACGGTGACGGCACCACCATGGCCGAGGCGATGGCCGCGGCCGGGCACGACCCGCAGCACGTGGGTCGCGACGACGAGACCCTGCGCCGGGTCGGCATGTTCGTCGAGCTGCACGTCGAGCAGGGGCGTGGCCTGGTGGACGTCGACTCCGCCGTCGGCGTGGGCAGCGCGATCTGGCCGCACGGCCGGTGGCGCTTCGACCTCGCCGGACGCGCCGACCACGCGGGCACCACGCGCCTGGCCGACCGCACCGACCCGATGCTCGACCTCGCCGCGCTGATCCAGGCCGCGCGGGCCGCAGCCGAGCGCTACGACGCCGTGGCCACCGTCGGCAAGGTGAGCGTGAACCCCAACGGGGTCAACGCGATCCCGTCGTCGGTCTCCGCCTGGCTGGACGCCCGCGGCCCCGACGAGTCCGACGTCCGCTCCCTGGTTGCCGACCTGTCCGACGCGTACGGGCGTCCGGACGAGGAGTCGTGGACGCCGCGCACGCCGTTCCACCCGACCCTGTCCGCGAACGTGGTGCACGCCCTGGAGGAGCTCGGCGAGCCAGTCCCGGTGCTGGAGACGGGGGCGGGTCACGACGCCGGCGTGCTCAGCCAGACGGGCATCCCGACGTCCATGCTCTACGTCCGCAACCCCACGGGCGTCTCGCACTCCCCGCTCGAGCACGCCGAGGTCGACGACTGCCTGGCCGGGGTCGACGCGCTGACCCACGTGGTGCGAAGGCTGGCGCAGTGA
- a CDS encoding DUF4235 domain-containing protein produces MGAASWKIMGSAAAIVSGIAAKKILNAGWKAATGGEPPANPEHPDTSWAEAVGWAAASGALIGVARMLAARQAAAYYRHSTGHLPPKLEEVG; encoded by the coding sequence ATGGGCGCAGCGAGCTGGAAGATCATGGGCAGTGCGGCGGCGATCGTCTCCGGCATCGCGGCGAAGAAGATCCTCAACGCCGGGTGGAAGGCGGCCACCGGCGGCGAGCCGCCGGCGAACCCTGAGCACCCCGACACCAGCTGGGCCGAGGCCGTCGGCTGGGCCGCGGCGAGCGGGGCCCTGATCGGGGTGGCGCGGATGCTCGCGGCGCGCCAGGCCGCCGCCTACTACCGGCACTCCACCGGACACCTGCCGCCGAAGCTCGAAGAGGTCGGCTAG
- the hutI gene encoding imidazolonepropionase — protein sequence MSSVLVTGIAELVTNDPSVGDGSPLGLVERAALVLDAGRVAWAGPAAQAPITDTHVDLGGRAVVPGFVDSHSHLVFAGDRAREFEARMTGARYDGGGIVTTVAATRAAPDELLLARTRALVAEMRAQGTTTVEVKSGYGLTVADEARSLRIAREVTAETTFLGAHVVPAGADRDEYVALVTGRMLEACAPHARWVDVFCEPASAHAFDGDEARAVLQAGIAAGLLPRVHGNQLSAGPGVQLAVEVGAASVDHCTYLTSADVDALAAAAPTSGRDGTVATLLPGVEFSTRSPYPDARALVDAGVTVALATDCNPGTCYTSSIPLVVALAVREMGMSPAEALWSVTAGGAQALRRGDIGHLGVGAKADLTVLEAPTYRHLAYRPGVPIAKVLDV from the coding sequence ATGAGCAGCGTGCTGGTCACCGGCATCGCCGAGCTGGTCACCAACGACCCGAGCGTGGGCGACGGCAGCCCGCTCGGCCTGGTCGAGCGCGCGGCACTCGTGCTGGACGCCGGACGGGTGGCCTGGGCCGGCCCGGCCGCGCAGGCACCGATCACCGACACCCACGTCGACCTCGGCGGCCGCGCGGTCGTGCCGGGTTTCGTGGACTCGCACAGCCACCTGGTGTTCGCCGGTGACCGGGCTCGCGAGTTCGAGGCTCGGATGACCGGCGCCCGCTACGACGGTGGCGGCATCGTCACCACCGTCGCCGCGACCCGGGCGGCCCCGGACGAGCTGCTGCTGGCTCGCACCCGCGCGCTGGTCGCCGAGATGCGCGCGCAGGGCACCACGACGGTCGAGGTCAAGAGCGGCTACGGCCTCACCGTCGCCGACGAGGCGCGCAGCCTGCGCATCGCCCGCGAGGTGACCGCCGAGACCACCTTCCTCGGCGCGCACGTGGTGCCCGCTGGCGCCGACCGCGACGAGTACGTCGCGCTGGTCACCGGCCGGATGCTCGAGGCCTGCGCGCCGCACGCCCGCTGGGTCGACGTGTTCTGCGAACCGGCCAGCGCGCACGCGTTCGACGGTGACGAGGCGCGCGCCGTGCTGCAGGCGGGGATCGCGGCCGGGCTGCTGCCCCGGGTGCACGGCAACCAGCTCTCGGCCGGGCCGGGCGTCCAGCTCGCCGTCGAGGTCGGCGCGGCCAGTGTCGACCACTGCACCTACCTGACCAGCGCGGACGTCGACGCGCTGGCCGCCGCCGCCCCGACGTCGGGCCGCGACGGCACCGTCGCGACCCTGCTGCCCGGCGTCGAGTTCTCCACGCGCTCGCCCTACCCGGACGCCCGAGCGCTGGTCGACGCCGGCGTCACGGTCGCGCTGGCCACGGACTGCAACCCCGGCACCTGCTACACGTCGTCCATCCCGCTGGTTGTGGCGCTCGCCGTCCGCGAGATGGGGATGTCGCCGGCCGAGGCGCTCTGGTCGGTGACCGCAGGGGGCGCGCAGGCTCTGCGGCGCGGCGACATCGGGCACCTCGGGGTCGGCGCGAAGGCCGATCTCACCGTGCTCGAGGCGCCGACGTACCGGCACCTGGCATACCGGCCGGGAGTTCCGATCGCCAAGGTTCTCGACGTCTGA